The Bacteroidota bacterium nucleotide sequence GGATTCGGCTTTCTGGAGGCGATCCTGATTATCGCAACGGCGATGGTTTTCATGAAGTCAGTCGAGGCGACTGGGGCGCTGGGAACGCTCAGTTACTATATGGTGAAGTGGTTCCACCGGAGTCCGTCGCTCTTGGTGATATTGATCGTGGTGTTCGTGATGTTTCCCGGGATGCTCACGGGGTTATCGTCGGCGTGTATTCTCACGACCGGGGCGCTGGTCGCCCCGGGGTTGATCGCTATGGGGATGTCGCGCAGAGCGACGGGGGCCCTGATTGCGATGGCGGCCGTGTTTGGCGAGGTTGCCCCCCCCATCTGTATTCCGGTGATGCTGATCGGCGGCGGCGTGGATATGCCGTATATCGGCTTCACCAAGCCCCTCTTCCTCGCTTCGTTCCCTCTCGCAATCGCGACCGCCCTTTACTTCCGGTTTCGCTATCTGGATGGATTCAAGGTCGAGGAAGTCCTTCCCAAGCTCCGGCAGCCGGTGTACGCACTTCACGGGATGAAGCTTTTTCTCCCCTTGGTGCTTGTGGTCGGTTTTCTCGTGATCGACCAGGCGGCGCCGAACCTGCTGCCGCACCTGGGCGTACCGCTCATCTTTTTGATCGGCGCCGTCATCACAATACCGTCCGGAGAAAAATACAACGTGTGGCGCATCTTGA carries:
- a CDS encoding TRAP transporter large permease subunit; protein product: GFGFLEAILIIATAMVFMKSVEATGALGTLSYYMVKWFHRSPSLLVILIVVFVMFPGMLTGLSSACILTTGALVAPGLIAMGMSRRATGALIAMAAVFGEVAPPICIPVMLIGGGVDMPYIGFTKPLFLASFPLAIATALYFRFRYLDGFKVEEVLPKLRQPVYALHGMKLFLPLVLVVGFLVIDQAAPNLLPHLGVPLIFLIGAVITIPSGEKYNVWRILTSAVRGALPIMAILVGVGMFLQILTLTGVRGFLAVNALLLPEEIRYLAAAIMPFFGSAYASASVIGVPLVFVFIGKNAIVVTAALALLAAMGDLMPPPSLLCAYAAQIVGEKNHFNILRQALVPIVASLIVGLSIIYFADDIAAVFF